One genomic segment of Thermovibrio guaymasensis includes these proteins:
- a CDS encoding Crp/Fnr family transcriptional regulator, whose translation MVKVELAKEFPLFENFTEKELQEIANYLDYKVYPKDEVLFEEGDPGDKIFFIVKGRVGLYRPDPFGNMVRVAVSEEGTPLGELSFFSNKLHSSKGVALKETHALILTREGYEKLKEEDPQLAIKLLEEIARIIAERLKEMNKKFVDTTCFIWGGPKK comes from the coding sequence ATGGTTAAAGTAGAGCTTGCGAAGGAGTTCCCACTTTTTGAGAATTTTACGGAGAAGGAACTTCAGGAGATAGCCAACTACCTTGATTATAAGGTCTACCCAAAGGATGAGGTTCTATTTGAGGAAGGAGACCCTGGGGATAAGATATTCTTCATAGTTAAAGGAAGGGTGGGCCTTTACAGGCCTGATCCCTTTGGAAATATGGTGAGGGTTGCCGTTAGTGAGGAGGGGACTCCTCTTGGGGAGCTCTCATTTTTCAGCAACAAACTCCACTCTTCAAAGGGAGTTGCCCTTAAAGAGACTCATGCCCTCATTCTAACTAGAGAAGGGTATGAAAAGTTGAAGGAGGAGGATCCCCAACTTGCCATTAAACTCCTTGAGGAGATAGCAAGGATAATTGCCGAAAGGCTTAAAGAGATGAATAAGAAGTTCGTTGATACTACCTGTTTTATCTGGGGAGGTCCCAAGAAGTGA